A DNA window from Shewanella baltica contains the following coding sequences:
- a CDS encoding M14 family metallopeptidase, with amino-acid sequence MANLTFYPIGTAGEKWGESEKAAWLTSTQIKRSYQDDVVTPLKAMEAKLSLLGLGIVQYGALSINADRYPLFAVKSQQFDPQKPTVLVTGGVHGYETSGVHGALAFLTNEVANYVQQVNLVVAVCVSPWGYETINRWNPKAIDPNRSFYANSPAEESAALMALVASVTSVEQGFDLHVDLHETTDSDELEFRPALCARDGIEYDKGTIPDGFYAVGDTEHSMDAFQKAIIDGVSKVTHIAPADEKGEIIGSTVVQHGVINYPLKSLGLCSGVTGCIYNTTTEVYPDSPTATPAECNLAQVAAITSAIDYVLAQR; translated from the coding sequence ATGGCAAATTTAACCTTTTATCCCATCGGCACCGCGGGTGAAAAATGGGGCGAGTCTGAAAAAGCCGCATGGCTGACGAGCACCCAAATCAAGCGTTCATATCAAGACGATGTCGTGACGCCACTCAAGGCAATGGAAGCAAAGCTATCTTTGCTTGGGCTTGGCATTGTGCAATATGGCGCCTTATCGATTAATGCCGATCGTTATCCATTATTTGCGGTGAAGAGCCAGCAGTTTGATCCACAAAAGCCAACCGTGCTGGTGACTGGCGGCGTGCATGGCTACGAGACCAGCGGTGTGCATGGCGCATTGGCCTTTTTAACTAACGAAGTGGCGAATTACGTGCAACAGGTGAACTTAGTAGTTGCCGTATGCGTGAGTCCTTGGGGTTACGAGACGATTAATCGCTGGAATCCAAAGGCTATCGATCCAAACCGTTCATTCTATGCCAACAGCCCTGCAGAAGAATCGGCGGCCTTGATGGCTTTAGTTGCTTCCGTTACTTCAGTTGAGCAAGGTTTTGATCTGCATGTGGATTTGCATGAAACCACAGATTCAGATGAGTTAGAGTTTCGTCCAGCGCTGTGCGCCCGTGATGGCATTGAATATGACAAAGGCACTATCCCTGATGGTTTTTATGCTGTGGGCGATACCGAACATTCAATGGATGCTTTCCAAAAAGCCATTATCGATGGCGTGAGCAAAGTGACCCATATTGCCCCTGCCGACGAGAAAGGCGAGATCATTGGCTCGACAGTGGTGCAACACGGAGTGATTAACTATCCGCTTAAGTCATTAGGGCTTTGCAGCGGTGTCACGGGTTGTATCTATAACACAACGACAGAAGTGTACCCAGATAGCCCAACGGCTACGCCTGCCGAATGTAATCTGGCGCAGGTTGCGGCCATCACCAGCGCCATCGATTATGTACTGGCGCAGCGTTAG
- a CDS encoding GNAT family N-acetyltransferase, whose protein sequence is MNIRAATLADIPEISELLTQLTQDFIAPTCTAEGATILVNAMSIEAIGSYFAMGYQYHVAITDSGQLAGVVGMKANSHLYHLFVASHAQGQGVARMLWEHAKTQCLAQGNPGVFTVNSALNAQAVYLGFGFEPLGAERERGGIRDIPMQLTL, encoded by the coding sequence ATGAATATTCGAGCCGCAACCTTAGCTGATATCCCTGAAATAAGCGAATTGCTCACTCAGTTAACCCAAGACTTTATTGCCCCAACTTGCACTGCAGAGGGCGCTACAATTTTAGTTAATGCCATGTCGATTGAAGCGATTGGTAGCTACTTTGCTATGGGTTATCAGTATCATGTCGCCATAACGGACTCGGGCCAACTTGCAGGTGTAGTGGGGATGAAGGCGAATAGTCACTTATATCATCTTTTTGTTGCCTCCCATGCGCAGGGACAAGGCGTAGCGCGAATGTTATGGGAACATGCAAAAACTCAATGTTTAGCCCAAGGCAATCCGGGCGTATTTACCGTGAACTCGGCATTGAATGCACAAGCTGTGTACTTAGGTTTTGGCTTTGAGCCATTAGGAGCAGAGCGAGAGCGGGGCGGGATCCGCGATATTCCCATGCAGTTGACGCTTTAG
- a CDS encoding dipeptidyl-peptidase 5, producing MKIAPLLLALGAAGLALSAQAADPTPFTVQQLIKLNKMHSATVSHDGTKLVYGLKTVNDKGEGSSDLYLLDLTDTKAKPLQLTSAAGTEHDVSFATDDKSIYFLASRSGSSQLFQLSLTGGEAVQVSDLPLDIDGYKLSNDGKQVVLSMRVFPECKDLACSKDKFTAESERKSTGREYKQLMVRHWDTWEDHARSHLFVGAVNGEKLTKVVDVTQGLDTETPPKPFSGMEEVTFTPDGKFVVYSAKAPSKDQAWTTNYDLWQVPVTGGGATNLTKDNLAWDAQPTFSSDGRYMAYLAMKKPGFEADRYGIMLRDTTTGQTKEVAPLWDRSPSSLMFAPDNRTLYVTAQDIGQVSIFQVNTQFGDVRSIYSDGTNSLIAVTNDELIFDSKTLVEPGDLYSITTDGQGLKRLTEVNKDKLAEIKFGKFEQFSFKGWNNEDVYGYWIKPANFQEGKKYPIAYLVHGGPQGSFGNAFSGRWNAQLWAGAGYGVVMVDFHGSTGYGQAFTDSISQDWGGKPLEDLQKGLAAVSQQQKWLDPQNACALGGSYGGYMMNWIQGNWNDGFKCLVDHAGLFDMRSMYHVTEELWFPEYEFGGTYSDNKALYEKFNPVNYVENWKTPMLVIHGEKDFRVPYDQGLAAFSFMQRKGIPSELLIFPDENHWILKPENLEQWYANVFRWMDRWTKQ from the coding sequence ATGAAAATAGCTCCTCTCCTATTGGCGCTCGGCGCCGCAGGGTTGGCGTTATCAGCCCAAGCGGCCGATCCAACGCCTTTTACTGTGCAACAACTCATTAAACTCAATAAGATGCATTCTGCGACTGTGTCCCACGATGGCACTAAATTAGTTTATGGTCTTAAAACGGTAAACGATAAGGGAGAGGGCAGTTCTGATCTGTATCTATTGGATCTGACTGACACTAAAGCGAAACCGTTACAACTGACCTCTGCTGCGGGCACTGAGCATGATGTGAGTTTCGCCACTGACGACAAGTCGATTTATTTCCTTGCCAGTCGTAGCGGTTCAAGCCAGCTATTCCAACTGTCATTAACGGGCGGTGAAGCGGTTCAAGTTTCTGATTTACCTTTGGATATTGATGGTTACAAACTATCAAACGACGGTAAGCAAGTTGTACTCAGCATGCGCGTATTCCCAGAGTGTAAGGATTTAGCCTGCTCAAAGGATAAATTTACCGCTGAATCTGAGCGTAAATCGACGGGGCGCGAATACAAGCAGTTAATGGTTCGCCATTGGGATACGTGGGAAGATCATGCCCGTAGCCACTTATTTGTTGGCGCAGTCAACGGTGAGAAACTGACTAAAGTGGTTGATGTCACCCAAGGGTTAGACACTGAAACACCGCCAAAACCATTCTCGGGTATGGAAGAAGTGACTTTCACCCCAGACGGTAAGTTTGTGGTTTATAGCGCTAAAGCGCCGAGCAAAGATCAAGCTTGGACCACTAACTATGATTTGTGGCAAGTGCCAGTCACGGGCGGCGGCGCAACTAACTTAACTAAAGACAATCTCGCATGGGATGCACAGCCAACGTTTTCGAGCGATGGCCGTTACATGGCCTATTTAGCGATGAAGAAACCGGGTTTTGAAGCGGATCGTTACGGCATCATGCTGCGTGATACCACCACAGGCCAAACTAAAGAAGTGGCGCCATTGTGGGATCGTAGCCCAAGTTCACTGATGTTTGCCCCTGACAATCGTACCTTGTATGTCACGGCGCAAGACATAGGCCAAGTGTCTATTTTCCAAGTGAATACCCAATTTGGCGATGTGCGTTCTATCTACAGCGATGGCACGAACAGCTTAATTGCGGTCACTAACGATGAACTGATTTTCGACAGCAAAACCTTAGTTGAACCGGGCGATCTCTACAGCATCACCACTGATGGTCAAGGCCTTAAGCGTCTGACCGAAGTGAATAAAGACAAGCTAGCCGAGATCAAGTTCGGTAAGTTTGAACAGTTCAGCTTCAAGGGTTGGAATAACGAAGACGTCTACGGTTACTGGATCAAACCGGCTAATTTCCAAGAAGGTAAAAAATACCCGATTGCCTACTTAGTGCATGGTGGACCGCAGGGTTCATTTGGTAATGCCTTCAGCGGTCGTTGGAACGCGCAGTTATGGGCGGGGGCCGGTTATGGCGTTGTTATGGTGGATTTCCACGGCTCTACCGGTTACGGCCAAGCCTTTACGGATTCTATCAGCCAAGATTGGGGCGGTAAGCCATTAGAAGATCTGCAAAAAGGCCTAGCGGCAGTGAGCCAACAACAAAAATGGCTCGATCCGCAAAACGCCTGTGCACTCGGTGGTTCTTACGGCGGCTACATGATGAACTGGATCCAAGGTAACTGGAACGATGGTTTCAAGTGTCTTGTTGATCACGCAGGTCTGTTCGATATGCGTTCTATGTACCATGTGACCGAAGAATTATGGTTCCCTGAGTATGAATTTGGCGGTACTTACTCAGATAACAAAGCCTTATATGAGAAGTTTAACCCAGTGAATTATGTTGAAAACTGGAAAACGCCCATGTTGGTGATCCACGGCGAGAAAGACTTCCGGGTTCCTTATGATCAAGGTTTAGCTGCATTTAGCTTTATGCAGCGTAAAGGGATTCCATCTGAGTTGTTGATTTTCCCAGATGAAAACCACTGGATCTTAAAACCTGAAAACCTAGAGCAATGGTACGCCAATGTATTCCGTTGGATGGACCGCTGGACTAAGCAGTAA
- a CDS encoding fumarate hydratase translates to MSSNHEMSVNSVIKQADFIESVADALQYISYYHPKDFVDAMSQAYEREQSAAAKDAIAQILINSRMSAEGKRPLCQDTGIVTTFVKVGMGVQWDKTDMTIQEMVDEGVRRAYTNPDNPLRASIVSDPAGSRKNTKDNTPSVVHIDMVPGNHIEVAIAAKGGGSENKAKMVMLNPSDDIAAWVEKTLPTMGAGWCPPGMLGIGIGGTAEKAAVLAKEALMESVDIHELMARGAQTTEEKLRLDIFERANNLGIGAQGLGGLTTVLDVKIKSAPTHAASKPVVMIPNCAATRHVHFHLDGSGPAELTPPSLSDWPEITREVGDDVRRVNLDTVTQADIEQWQSGETILLSGKMLTGRDAAHKRIQSLIESGEGLPEGVDFTGKFIYYVGPVDPVGAEVVGPAGPTTATRMDKFTDLMLEKTGLMGMIGKAERGPATVESIKKHKAVYLMAVGGAAYLVSKAIKHSRVVAFADLGMEAIYEFDVQDMPVTVAVDSNGVNAHETGPAIWKVNIANAKA, encoded by the coding sequence ATGTCATCTAACCATGAAATGTCTGTCAATTCTGTGATTAAGCAAGCCGACTTTATTGAAAGTGTGGCGGATGCTTTGCAATACATCTCTTATTACCACCCGAAGGATTTTGTGGATGCCATGAGCCAAGCTTATGAGCGTGAACAAAGTGCTGCGGCGAAGGATGCCATTGCCCAGATATTAATTAACTCGCGTATGTCGGCCGAAGGCAAGCGTCCTCTGTGTCAAGACACTGGGATTGTCACCACCTTCGTTAAAGTGGGTATGGGTGTCCAATGGGACAAAACCGATATGACAATTCAGGAAATGGTCGACGAAGGTGTTCGTCGTGCCTATACCAATCCTGATAACCCTCTGCGTGCATCAATCGTGTCAGATCCTGCGGGCAGCCGTAAAAATACCAAAGATAACACCCCATCTGTGGTGCATATCGACATGGTGCCAGGCAACCATATCGAAGTGGCGATTGCGGCTAAAGGCGGCGGCAGTGAAAACAAAGCTAAGATGGTGATGTTAAACCCATCTGATGATATCGCCGCTTGGGTAGAAAAAACGTTACCGACCATGGGCGCGGGCTGGTGTCCGCCGGGTATGCTAGGTATAGGTATTGGCGGCACGGCAGAAAAAGCCGCCGTATTAGCCAAAGAAGCGCTGATGGAAAGTGTGGATATCCATGAGTTGATGGCCCGTGGCGCGCAAACAACCGAAGAAAAGCTGCGTTTAGACATTTTTGAGCGCGCGAACAACTTAGGCATAGGTGCCCAAGGTCTTGGCGGTTTAACCACAGTGTTAGACGTTAAAATCAAATCGGCGCCCACCCACGCGGCTTCAAAGCCTGTGGTGATGATCCCTAACTGTGCAGCGACTCGCCACGTACATTTCCATTTAGATGGCTCAGGTCCAGCTGAATTGACGCCACCATCATTGTCAGATTGGCCAGAAATCACCCGTGAAGTGGGTGATGATGTGCGCCGTGTTAACTTAGATACTGTGACTCAAGCGGATATCGAGCAGTGGCAGAGCGGTGAAACTATTCTGCTGAGCGGTAAAATGCTCACAGGTCGTGATGCGGCCCATAAGCGCATTCAAAGCCTAATCGAAAGTGGTGAAGGTCTGCCAGAAGGCGTGGACTTTACGGGTAAGTTTATTTACTACGTTGGCCCAGTTGATCCAGTCGGTGCTGAAGTTGTCGGTCCTGCGGGCCCAACCACAGCAACTCGTATGGATAAATTCACTGACCTAATGTTAGAAAAAACAGGCTTGATGGGCATGATAGGTAAAGCTGAGCGCGGCCCTGCGACAGTTGAATCAATCAAAAAACACAAAGCGGTATATCTGATGGCCGTTGGCGGCGCTGCGTATTTAGTGTCAAAAGCGATTAAACATTCTCGCGTCGTGGCCTTTGCCGATTTAGGCATGGAAGCGATTTACGAGTTTGACGTGCAAGATATGCCAGTGACTGTGGCTGTGGATTCAAATGGCGTGAACGCCCATGAAACTGGCCCAGCAATTTGGAAAGTGAATATCGCCAACGCGAAAGCCTAA
- the pabB gene encoding aminodeoxychorismate synthase component I — protein sequence MAIRASKQLASRQLDWTLSTAALFEHFANDPWAILLDSANAPHQDARFDIICANPIATLVTQGERSDIKLIDTNLSLPEAMDPNRDPFDLLNTLLNHWYSKSFDCNLPFSGGAMGSFSYDLGRRIESLPTSAQQDIQLPEMNIGFYDWALVYDYQAQCWHLLHYLGEAALDIEVNKIQAKMAHKPNTAEFMLTSPWAAQIDKAQYTAKFEAVQAYLHSGDCYQINLTKRFEAGYQGDEWSAYCQLRNANKAPFSAFMRLPHNAILSISPERFIQLRGDDIQTKPIKGTLPRHADPVLDAKAASTLASSPKDRAENVMIVDLLRNDIGKVAAAGSVRVPHLFEIESFPAVHHLVSTVTAKLDAKYSASDLLRAAFPGGSITGAPKIRAMEIIEELEPSRRSLYCGSMGYISQDGQMDTSITIRTIVAEQGKLYCWAGGGIVADSEVNAEYQETFDKISRILPLLGAEPQKP from the coding sequence ATGGCAATTAGGGCGTCAAAACAGCTTGCATCACGCCAACTTGACTGGACATTAAGCACCGCAGCACTGTTCGAACACTTTGCCAATGACCCGTGGGCAATCCTGTTAGATTCGGCGAACGCGCCGCATCAGGATGCCAGATTCGACATCATTTGCGCCAATCCCATCGCAACATTAGTGACTCAGGGCGAGCGTAGCGATATAAAGCTCATCGATACGAACTTGAGCTTACCCGAGGCGATGGACCCAAACCGTGATCCCTTCGACCTGCTCAACACTTTATTAAATCATTGGTATTCAAAATCTTTTGATTGCAATCTGCCCTTCAGTGGCGGCGCAATGGGCAGCTTTAGTTACGACTTAGGCCGTCGCATCGAATCCCTGCCGACAAGCGCTCAGCAAGATATTCAACTGCCGGAGATGAACATCGGCTTTTACGACTGGGCGTTAGTTTATGATTACCAAGCCCAGTGTTGGCATTTATTGCACTATTTAGGCGAAGCAGCACTCGACATTGAAGTGAATAAAATTCAAGCGAAAATGGCGCACAAGCCAAATACCGCCGAATTCATGCTCACAAGCCCATGGGCAGCACAAATCGATAAAGCCCAATACACGGCCAAATTTGAGGCGGTACAAGCCTATTTGCACAGCGGCGATTGCTATCAAATAAATTTAACCAAAAGATTTGAAGCTGGCTATCAAGGCGATGAATGGTCGGCCTATTGCCAACTACGTAATGCCAATAAAGCGCCCTTCTCGGCCTTTATGCGTCTGCCACATAACGCAATTTTATCAATTTCACCCGAGCGCTTTATTCAACTTCGCGGTGATGATATTCAGACTAAACCCATCAAAGGCACGCTGCCGCGCCACGCGGATCCCGTGCTCGACGCCAAAGCCGCGAGCACCCTTGCCAGCTCGCCAAAGGATCGCGCCGAAAACGTCATGATTGTCGATTTGCTGCGTAATGATATCGGCAAAGTAGCGGCGGCAGGCTCGGTACGTGTACCTCATCTGTTTGAGATTGAAAGCTTTCCTGCGGTGCATCACCTTGTCAGTACAGTGACGGCTAAGCTTGATGCTAAGTACAGCGCCAGCGATTTGCTGCGCGCGGCGTTCCCCGGCGGCTCAATTACCGGCGCACCAAAAATTCGCGCCATGGAAATTATTGAAGAGCTCGAACCTTCACGGCGCAGTCTGTACTGTGGCTCTATGGGTTATATCAGCCAAGATGGCCAAATGGATACCAGTATCACCATTCGCACTATTGTGGCTGAGCAGGGCAAACTCTATTGCTGGGCGGGCGGCGGCATAGTGGCAGATTCAGAAGTGAATGCCGAGTACCAAGAAACCTTTGATAAGATCAGCCGGATTTTGCCTTTACTTGGCGCAGAGCCGCAAAAGCCGTAA
- a CDS encoding CoA pyrophosphatase: MDQAEFRLRFNLHPLALQDPAAFPHLGLRKAAVLIPLQDINGELNLILTQRPMHLRAHPGQISFPGGKIEPYDVDAIAAALREAEEEIGLSRYNVDVVGTFPAHNTFTGFEITPVVGIIKQAFDWKLDPGEVADCFTVPLSFFIEPSNRHQKRFLRQGRYYSVHFIPYQQRFIWGATAAIIDHLCRQLSIPADIL; the protein is encoded by the coding sequence ATGGATCAAGCGGAATTTAGACTCAGATTTAATCTGCACCCTTTAGCGCTGCAAGATCCGGCGGCCTTCCCACACCTTGGACTGCGCAAAGCTGCGGTGTTGATCCCGCTGCAGGATATCAACGGTGAACTGAATCTAATTTTAACCCAAAGACCGATGCACCTTCGCGCCCATCCAGGGCAGATCAGTTTCCCCGGCGGTAAAATTGAGCCCTACGATGTCGATGCAATTGCAGCAGCATTAAGGGAAGCAGAAGAGGAAATAGGATTATCGCGGTATAACGTCGATGTGGTGGGCACATTTCCGGCCCACAATACCTTTACCGGATTTGAAATCACGCCCGTGGTCGGCATTATCAAGCAGGCATTTGATTGGAAACTCGATCCCGGTGAGGTAGCCGATTGCTTTACTGTGCCATTAAGCTTTTTTATTGAGCCGAGCAATCGCCACCAAAAACGCTTTTTACGCCAAGGGCGCTACTACAGCGTGCATTTTATTCCCTACCAACAACGCTTTATCTGGGGCGCGACCGCCGCCATTATCGACCATTTATGCCGCCAGTTAAGCATTCCTGCCGATATTCTCTGA
- the asnS gene encoding asparagine--tRNA ligase: MSIASVASVFKGEHAVGSKVTVRGWVRTRRDSKAGISFLAVYDGSCFNPIQGVVPNSLDNYDNEVLKLTAGCSVVMTGDVVESPGAGQAFELQVTDIEVAGWVDDPDTYPMAAKRHSIEHLRELAHLRPRTNIIGAVARVRNCLSQAIHRFYHEEGFIWVSTPLITASDCEGAGEMFRVSTLDMENLPRTDAGKVDYDKDFFGKEAFLTVSGQLNAETYACALSKVYTFGPTFRAENSNTSRHLAEFWMVEPEMAFANLNDIAGLAEAMLKYAFNAVLTERMDDLTFFAQHVDKTVIDRLQSFVSSDFAQVDYTDAVEILQNCGRTFEFPVSWGIDLSSEHERYLAEEHFKAPVVVKNYPKDIKAFYMRLNDDGKTVAAMDVLAPGIGEIIGGSQREERLDVLDMRLAEMDLNQEDYWWYRDMRRYGTVPHAGFGLGFERLVSYVTGVNNIRDVIPFPRAPRTANF, translated from the coding sequence ATGAGCATCGCATCTGTCGCATCTGTATTTAAAGGTGAGCACGCCGTCGGTTCTAAAGTCACAGTTCGTGGCTGGGTCAGAACCCGTCGTGACTCTAAAGCCGGCATCTCTTTTTTAGCTGTTTATGACGGCTCTTGCTTTAATCCTATCCAAGGTGTCGTGCCCAATAGCTTAGATAATTACGACAACGAAGTGTTAAAGCTGACTGCGGGTTGTTCTGTTGTGATGACAGGCGACGTGGTGGAATCTCCAGGCGCAGGTCAAGCATTTGAGCTGCAAGTGACTGATATTGAAGTCGCAGGCTGGGTTGATGATCCAGACACTTACCCAATGGCCGCTAAACGTCACTCAATTGAACATTTACGCGAATTAGCGCACTTACGCCCACGCACTAACATTATTGGTGCTGTTGCCCGCGTGCGTAACTGTTTATCCCAAGCGATTCACCGCTTCTACCACGAAGAAGGCTTTATTTGGGTATCGACCCCACTTATCACCGCCTCTGACTGTGAAGGTGCCGGTGAAATGTTCCGCGTATCGACCTTAGATATGGAAAACCTGCCACGTACTGATGCAGGAAAAGTCGATTACGATAAAGATTTCTTCGGTAAAGAAGCTTTCCTAACCGTATCTGGCCAGTTGAACGCTGAAACCTACGCCTGTGCACTGTCAAAAGTGTATACCTTTGGCCCGACTTTCCGTGCTGAAAACTCAAACACTAGCCGCCACTTAGCGGAATTCTGGATGGTTGAGCCTGAAATGGCCTTCGCTAACTTAAACGACATCGCTGGCCTTGCCGAAGCTATGTTGAAATACGCATTCAATGCCGTATTGACTGAGCGTATGGACGATTTAACTTTCTTCGCCCAGCACGTTGATAAGACAGTGATTGACCGTCTGCAATCTTTCGTTTCAAGCGATTTTGCTCAAGTGGATTACACAGATGCGGTTGAAATTCTGCAAAACTGTGGCAGAACCTTCGAGTTCCCTGTGTCTTGGGGTATCGACTTATCTTCTGAGCACGAGCGTTACTTAGCCGAAGAGCACTTCAAAGCCCCTGTGGTCGTGAAGAACTATCCAAAAGATATCAAGGCCTTCTACATGCGTTTAAACGATGACGGTAAAACCGTTGCCGCGATGGACGTGTTAGCCCCAGGTATCGGTGAAATCATCGGCGGTTCTCAACGTGAAGAGCGTTTAGACGTGCTGGATATGCGTTTAGCTGAAATGGATCTAAACCAAGAAGATTACTGGTGGTACCGTGATATGCGCCGTTATGGCACAGTGCCACACGCAGGTTTTGGTCTAGGGTTTGAGCGTTTAGTGTCTTACGTGACTGGCGTTAACA